Proteins encoded within one genomic window of Falco biarmicus isolate bFalBia1 chromosome 14, bFalBia1.pri, whole genome shotgun sequence:
- the DNAAF6 gene encoding dynein axonemal assembly factor 6, with protein MDSASSLQYLAKLLSNAQEGDDDDDEHVPHCSVSSMTPGSIGPVKRETAGTSQVKSETRKTIWNTEEVPEGSEYDDTWDPREQPEYQILFKQCVGTEDVFFGMSRKDHSTACCEDMVIKIKLPETKYSDITLDIQDKVLDLRTPQKKLLLHLPYPVDSKNGKACFLSEEETLEVTLRLSREFDFINFF; from the exons ATGGACAGTGCCTCCTCTTTGCAGTACCTTGCCAAACTGCTTAGTAATGCTCAAGaaggtgatgatgatgatgatgaacaCGTG CCACACTGTTCTGTCAGCTCCATGACTCCTGGTAGTATTGGACCGGTAAAGAGAGAGACCGCTG GTACTTCTCAAGTGAAATCTGAAACCAGGAAAACTATTTGGAATACAGAGGAGGTCCCAGAAGGATCTGAATATGATGATACCTGGGACCCTAGAGAACAGCCAGA gtaTCAGATTTTATTCAAACAGTGTGTGGGCACAGAGGATGTCTTCTTTGGGATGAGCAGGAAAGACCACTCCACAGCCTGCTGTGAAGATATGGTG ATTAAAATCAAGCTGCCAGAGACAAAGTACTCAGACATTACATTAGATATCCAGGACAAGGTTCTTGACCTTCGAACTCCCCAAAA aaagctgctgctgcacctgccCTACCCTGTAGACAGCAAGAATGGTAaagcttgttttctctctgaagagGAGACCTTGGAAGTCACCTTAAGACTATCAAGGGAGTTTGATTTCATAAATTTTTTCTGA
- the LOC130158952 gene encoding nuclear pore glycoprotein p62-like: MNQFNFGSGAAGGGFALGTPKTAATTATTGFSFSTPAASAGFSFGSAAQAPASSQPAGLFSFSRPGGAAQPASFSFGTPATAAAAPAANVFPLGTAAPKLNFGGSSATQATGITAGFGFGSSVPASAPSSQAAAPSGFVFGSTGTATTAAATTTTTAPSGTTGGFSFSSGTAAQAGTAGFNIGTAAPQAAPTGLTFGAAPAAAATTAATLGAATQSATPFSLGGQSTGVNFGTLPSTAATAATSAPAATLTASTSQGPTLSFGTKLGVTSTAATSASTTTTSILGSTGPTLLAPIASSSAPTSSTTTGLTLGAPSTGTGSLGTLGFGLKIPGTTAAATSTATGTTSASGFALNLKPLTTTGAIGAVTSTAAITTTTTTSAPPVMTYAQLESLINKWSLELEDQEKHFLHQATQVNAWDQTLIENGEKITSLHREVEKVKLDQKRLDQELDFILSQQKELEDLLTPLEESVKEQSGTIYLQHADEERERTYKLAENIDAQLKRMAQDLKDITEHLNTSRGPADTSDPLQQICKILNAHMDSLQWIDQNSAVLQRKVEEVTKVCESRRKEQERSFRITFD; the protein is encoded by the exons ATGAACCAGTTCAACTTCGGGTCGggcgcggcgggaggcggcTTCGCTCTGGGCACGCCGAAGACGGCCGCCACCACGGCCACGACCGGCTTCTCCTTCTCGACGCCCGCCGCCTCGGCGGGCTTCAGCTTCGGCAGCGCGGCCCAGGCGCCCGCCAGCAGCCAGCCCGCCGGGCTCTTCTCCTTCAGCAGGCCGGGCGGTGCCGCGCAGCCCGCCAGCTTCAGCTTCGGGACGCCGGCCACGGCCGCCGCGGCGCCGGCGGCAAACGTGTTCCCGCTGGG gaCAGCTGCCCCAAAACTCAACTTTGGAGGCAGTAGTGCCACTCAGGCTACAGGAATCACAGCAGGCTTTGGGTTTGGTAGCTCTGTACCAGCCAGTGCGCCCTCAAGTCAAGCAGCAGCCCCTTCTGGCTTTGTGTTTGGATCCACTGGCACCGCCACCACTGCTGCCGCCACCACCACGACCACCGCTCCGTCTGGGACGACCGGAGGGTTCAGTTTTTCCAGTGGTACTGCAGCTCAGGCCGGAACAGCCGGCTTCAACATCGGCACTGCGGCTCCGCAAGCAGCGCCCACAGGGTTGACCTTtggagcagcacctgcagctgctgccaccactgctgccacCTTAGGAGCTGCCACCCAGTCAGCGACCCCCTTCAGCCTTGGAGGTCAGTCCACAG GTGTAAACTTTGGGACATTGCcttcaacagcagcaacagcagccacTAGTGCACCTGCAGCAACGCTGACCGCTAGTACCAGCCAGGGACCCACTCTGTCCTTTGGAACCAAACTTGGAG taaCATCCACAGCTGCTACCAGTGCCTCTACCACCACAACCTCGATTCTTGGTTCGACGGGGCCTACGTTGCTCGCGCCTATAGCGAGTTCTTCAGCACCGACATCGTCTACCACCACAGGCCTCACAC TTGGTGCCCCTTCCACTGGGACAGGCAGTCTTGGAACGCTTGGGTTTGGATTAAAAATTCCTGGAACAACAGCTGCCGCAACAAGCACTGCTACTG GCACCACTTCTGCTTCTGGCTTTGCTTTGAATCTTAAGCCATTAACTACGACTGGTGCTATTGGAGCTGTGACTTCTACAGCTGCCataaccaccaccacaaccaccag TGCGCCCCCAGTGATGACTTATGCCCAGCTGGAGAGTCTGATAAACAAGTGGAGTCTGGAACTGGAAGACCAAGAGAAACACTTTCTCCATCAAGCTACGCAAGTTAATGCCTGGGACCAGACGCTGATAGAGAATGGGGAGAAG ATTACTTCATTACACAGAGAAGTAGAGAAAGTGAAGCTTGATCAGAAGAG actGGATCAGGAACTGGACTTCATTCTGTCACAGCAGAAAGAGCTTGAAGACTTGTTGACCCCTCTGGAGGAGTCTGTGAAGGAGCAGAGTGGGACTATCTACTTGCAGCACGCGGATGAAGAACGGGAGAGGAC CTATAAACTGGCTGAAAATATTGATGCTCAGTTGAAGCGTATGGCACAAGatctgaaagacatcactgAGCACTTGAATACATCAAGAGGCCCGGCAGACACGAGCGACCCG CTTCAGCAGATCTGTAAAATTTTGAATGCGCACATGGATTCCTTGCAGTGGATTGACCAGAATTCAG CTGTGTTGCAGAGAAAGGTTGAAGAGGTGACAAAGGTTTGTGAGAGCCGCCGCAAAGAGCAAGAGCGCAGTTTTCGGATCACTTTTGATTGA